The Microbacterium horticulturae genome has a window encoding:
- a CDS encoding response regulator transcription factor: protein MTRVALIDDHESVRLGLEAACARAGDMDVVFSGSSVTACLEWRARTGAAPADVVVLDLTLGDGTTVTENVHALVSDGSSIIIHSVADRPAAVREALAAGAAGIVSKSSPIDEVISAVQAVASGEPLNNVEWASAVDGDRAFADAQLSAREREVLRLYATGLPLKIVADRLGIAYSTAKENITRVRVKYVDVGRPAPTKVDLLRRAVEDGILTPIEDAGDS from the coding sequence ATGACGCGAGTGGCCCTGATCGACGACCACGAGTCCGTCCGCTTGGGCCTGGAGGCCGCATGCGCGCGGGCCGGTGACATGGACGTCGTCTTCTCGGGCAGTTCGGTGACGGCCTGCCTCGAGTGGCGAGCCCGCACGGGCGCCGCCCCCGCCGATGTCGTGGTGCTCGACTTGACGCTCGGCGACGGCACCACCGTCACCGAAAACGTGCACGCGCTGGTCAGCGACGGCTCGAGCATCATCATCCACAGCGTCGCCGACCGGCCCGCAGCGGTGCGCGAGGCACTCGCCGCGGGCGCTGCGGGCATCGTCAGCAAGTCATCGCCGATCGACGAGGTCATCTCGGCCGTGCAGGCCGTGGCCAGCGGCGAGCCGCTGAACAACGTGGAATGGGCCAGCGCCGTCGACGGCGACCGCGCCTTCGCTGACGCGCAGCTGTCGGCACGCGAGCGCGAGGTCCTGCGGCTGTACGCCACGGGCCTGCCGCTGAAGATCGTCGCCGACCGGCTGGGCATCGCCTACTCCACGGCCAAAGAGAACATCACGCGTGTCCGCGTCAAGTACGTCGACGTCGGACGACCGGCCCCCACGAAGGTCGACCTGCTACGCCGAGCCGTCGAAGACGGCATCCTGACCCCCATCGAAGACGCCGGTGACAGCTGA
- a CDS encoding class I SAM-dependent RNA methyltransferase: protein MQPGDHIELDITSVAHGGVFVGRHEGRVVFVPDAIPGERVRVQLTQTGEKSFWRGETVEVMDASAHRRPHVWRQADVEVPPERRPGGADFGHIALDHQRALKLEVLQDALQRMGGVDLPVRMVTIDGDDGSRWRTRVSLHVDDEGRVGPYAARSHRVIEVDDLPLATEAIARTAADVAPEAPGRIDLVEPADGRVRVLARPRHDKRVGKHDKGDEKRHRGPGATRRAAPAKRRNPAREVVVERVGSREFLVDAGGFWQVHRGAAAALTDLVRQTLPALDPDALHLDLYGGVGLFAATLGEAGASRIVSVESDARATEHAGENLAEWVGARAETGRVDRWLPQFREQAGERDLARLRSGVVVLDPPRSGAGGDVVRELVTLGPASIVYVACDPVALARDLTTFGEGGYAPASVTAVDLFPNSHHVEAVTLLTRV from the coding sequence ATGCAACCCGGCGATCACATCGAGCTCGACATCACCTCCGTCGCCCATGGCGGGGTGTTCGTCGGGCGGCACGAAGGGCGCGTCGTGTTCGTGCCCGACGCGATCCCGGGAGAGCGGGTGCGGGTGCAGCTCACGCAGACCGGCGAGAAGTCGTTCTGGCGCGGCGAGACCGTCGAGGTGATGGATGCCTCGGCTCACCGCCGTCCGCATGTGTGGCGTCAGGCGGACGTCGAGGTTCCGCCCGAGCGCCGACCCGGCGGCGCCGACTTCGGGCACATAGCGCTCGACCACCAGCGCGCGCTCAAGCTCGAGGTGCTGCAGGACGCCCTGCAGCGCATGGGCGGAGTCGACCTGCCCGTGCGGATGGTGACGATCGACGGCGACGACGGCAGCCGCTGGCGTACGCGGGTCAGCCTGCACGTCGACGACGAGGGGCGCGTGGGTCCGTATGCGGCGCGCAGCCACCGTGTCATCGAGGTCGACGACCTTCCGCTGGCGACCGAGGCGATTGCGCGCACCGCCGCGGATGTGGCACCCGAGGCTCCCGGGCGCATCGATCTCGTCGAGCCCGCCGACGGCCGGGTGCGGGTGCTCGCGCGTCCGCGCCACGACAAGCGCGTCGGCAAACACGACAAGGGCGACGAGAAGCGTCACCGCGGCCCGGGCGCCACGCGCCGCGCGGCCCCCGCGAAGCGCCGCAATCCGGCGCGCGAGGTCGTTGTCGAGCGCGTCGGCAGCCGCGAGTTCCTCGTCGACGCCGGCGGCTTCTGGCAGGTGCACCGCGGTGCCGCCGCCGCTCTCACCGATCTTGTGCGGCAGACACTGCCCGCGCTCGATCCCGACGCCTTGCACCTCGACCTGTACGGCGGCGTGGGGCTGTTCGCCGCAACGCTGGGCGAGGCGGGTGCGAGCCGCATCGTCAGCGTCGAGTCCGACGCGCGCGCCACCGAGCACGCGGGCGAGAACCTTGCCGAGTGGGTGGGCGCCCGCGCCGAGACCGGGCGCGTCGACCGCTGGCTGCCGCAGTTCCGCGAACAGGCAGGCGAGCGCGACCTCGCGCGCCTGCGCAGTGGCGTGGTGGTGCTCGATCCGCCGCGCTCGGGCGCCGGCGGCGATGTCGTGCGCGAACTCGTGACCCTGGGTCCGGCATCCATCGTCTACGTCGCCTGCGACCCGGTGGCGCTCGCCCGTGACCTGACGACCTTCGGCGAGGGCGGGTACGCGCCGGCCTCGGTGACCGCGGTCGACCTCTTCCCGAATTCGCATCACGTGGAGGCCGTCACGCTGCTGACCCGCGTCTGA
- a CDS encoding Maf family protein: MRVCLASTSPARLMLLRQAGIDPETVAPDVDEEAVIAAVEAAENRPLEPAEYVLLLARRKAADVAARVAADDPSFDGLVIGGDSMFVLDGQILGKPYTPEVATARWQQMRGRTGILHSGHSIYRLQPGASPVEAHASAEASVTFAADVTDDEIAAYVATGEPLLVAGAFTIDSLGGPFIDRVDGDPSTVVGMSLSTLRRLVRELGVRWTDTWTSS; encoded by the coding sequence ATGCGCGTGTGCCTGGCCTCGACGTCCCCCGCCCGTCTGATGCTGTTGCGGCAGGCCGGGATCGATCCCGAAACCGTCGCGCCCGACGTCGACGAAGAGGCCGTGATCGCCGCGGTGGAGGCTGCGGAGAACCGCCCGCTCGAGCCCGCGGAATACGTGCTGCTGCTCGCCCGCCGGAAGGCGGCGGATGTCGCGGCGCGCGTCGCAGCGGACGACCCATCGTTCGACGGGCTCGTGATCGGCGGTGACTCGATGTTCGTGCTGGACGGGCAGATCCTCGGCAAGCCGTACACGCCGGAGGTCGCCACTGCCCGCTGGCAGCAGATGCGCGGACGCACCGGCATCCTGCACTCGGGGCACAGCATCTATCGGCTGCAGCCGGGTGCGTCGCCGGTCGAAGCACATGCGTCGGCCGAGGCATCCGTGACTTTCGCCGCCGACGTGACCGATGACGAGATCGCCGCGTACGTGGCCACCGGCGAACCGCTCTTGGTCGCGGGCGCTTTCACGATCGACAGCCTGGGCGGCCCGTTCATCGATCGGGTCGACGGCGACCCGTCCACGGTGGTCGGCATGTCGCTGTCGACGCTGCGCCGGCTCGTGCGAGAGCTGGGTGTGCGGTGGACGGATACGTGGACGTCCTCGTAG
- a CDS encoding acetyl/propionyl/methylcrotonyl-CoA carboxylase subunit alpha, whose amino-acid sequence MPEIAKVLIANRGEIAVRIIRAARDSGKSSVAVYADQDRDALHAKLADEAYALEGATSAETYLSIDKILSVARRSGADAVHPGYGFLAENAEFARAVIGAGLVWIGPTPDAIEALGDKVTARHVAEKVGAPLAPGTQGTVSGADEVVAFAREFGLPIAIKAAYGGGGRGLKVARELDEVAELFESATREAVTAFGRGECFVEKFLDKPRHVETQCLADAAGNVVVVSTRDCSLQRRNQKLVEEAPAPFLTDEQRDVLYSSSKAILREVGYVGAGTCEFLIGADGTVSFLEVNTRLQVEHPVSEEVTGLDLVREQFRIAEGGTLDYGDPAPIGHSFEFRINGEDPGRGFLPQPGPVKVFKTFGGPGTRLDSGVTAGDVVGGAFDSLLAKIIITGRDRAEALERARRALDEFEVGGLPTVLPFDRKVVRDPAFTAEDGVFGVHTRWIETEFDNDIPPWDGEIGDPEPTETRHTVVVEVGGKRLEVSLPDRIAAAPIAAGRPAVAPPSRRSHATVASAGASGDAVKSPMQATVVKVAVEEGQQVVKGDLVLVLEAMKMEQPIQAHKDGVVTAINATPGTTVSAGHQLLTIA is encoded by the coding sequence ATGCCTGAAATCGCCAAGGTGCTCATCGCGAACCGCGGCGAGATCGCCGTACGCATCATCCGTGCCGCACGCGACAGCGGAAAGTCATCCGTCGCCGTGTACGCAGATCAGGATCGCGACGCCCTGCATGCCAAGCTCGCCGACGAGGCATACGCCCTCGAAGGCGCCACGAGCGCCGAGACGTATCTGTCGATCGACAAGATCCTCTCTGTCGCGCGCCGTTCCGGCGCCGACGCCGTGCACCCGGGTTACGGCTTCCTCGCCGAGAACGCCGAGTTCGCCCGCGCCGTCATCGGCGCCGGGCTCGTCTGGATCGGCCCTACGCCCGACGCTATCGAGGCACTCGGCGACAAGGTCACCGCGCGTCACGTCGCCGAGAAGGTCGGCGCGCCGCTCGCCCCCGGCACCCAGGGCACCGTCTCGGGTGCCGATGAGGTCGTCGCCTTCGCCCGCGAATTCGGCCTGCCGATCGCCATCAAGGCCGCCTACGGCGGCGGCGGGCGCGGTCTGAAGGTCGCCCGCGAGCTCGACGAGGTCGCCGAGCTGTTCGAGTCGGCCACCCGCGAGGCGGTCACGGCGTTCGGCCGCGGCGAGTGCTTCGTCGAGAAGTTCCTCGACAAGCCGCGTCACGTCGAGACGCAGTGCCTGGCGGATGCCGCGGGCAACGTCGTCGTCGTCTCCACGCGCGATTGCTCGCTGCAGCGCCGCAACCAGAAGCTCGTCGAAGAGGCCCCGGCCCCGTTCCTGACCGACGAGCAGCGCGACGTGCTCTACTCGTCATCGAAGGCGATTCTGCGCGAGGTCGGCTACGTCGGCGCGGGCACGTGCGAGTTCCTCATCGGCGCCGACGGCACGGTGTCGTTCCTCGAGGTGAACACGCGCCTGCAGGTGGAGCATCCCGTCTCCGAAGAGGTCACCGGGCTCGACCTGGTGCGCGAGCAGTTCCGCATCGCCGAGGGCGGCACGCTCGACTACGGTGACCCGGCGCCTATCGGCCACTCCTTCGAGTTCCGCATCAACGGCGAGGACCCGGGCCGCGGGTTCCTCCCCCAGCCCGGACCGGTCAAGGTCTTCAAGACGTTCGGCGGTCCCGGCACGCGCCTGGACTCCGGCGTGACCGCCGGCGACGTCGTCGGCGGGGCCTTCGACTCGCTGCTGGCCAAGATCATCATCACCGGCCGCGACCGTGCCGAGGCACTGGAGCGCGCCCGTCGCGCCCTTGACGAGTTCGAGGTGGGCGGTCTGCCCACGGTGCTGCCGTTCGACCGCAAGGTCGTGCGCGACCCGGCCTTCACGGCCGAGGACGGCGTCTTCGGCGTGCACACGCGCTGGATCGAGACCGAGTTCGACAACGACATTCCGCCGTGGGACGGCGAGATCGGCGACCCCGAGCCGACCGAGACGCGGCACACGGTCGTCGTCGAGGTCGGCGGCAAGCGCCTCGAGGTCAGCCTGCCGGACCGCATCGCCGCCGCTCCCATCGCCGCCGGCCGCCCGGCCGTCGCGCCACCCTCGCGCCGCTCGCACGCGACGGTCGCCAGCGCCGGGGCGTCCGGTGACGCCGTGAAGTCGCCCATGCAGGCGACGGTCGTCAAGGTCGCCGTCGAAGAGGGCCAGCAGGTCGTCAAGGGCGATCTGGTGCTCGTGCTCGAGGCGATGAAGATGGAGCAGCCCATTCAGGCCCACAAAGACGGCGTGGTCACCGCGATCAATGCCACGCCGGGCACGACGGTCTCGGCCGGCCACCAGTTGCTGACGATCGCGTAG